GCTTGGCGTACCAGTAACCCGCTCCCTCCAGCAGGACGAGCGCGAACAGCGCGAAGCCCACGCCGTTCGCCGCTGTCACCGGAAACCCGACGACGCCGAAGCAGATCACCGCCTGCAGCGTGATGTTGAGCAACTCGAGCCACGTCAGCGAACGCAGCCGTTGCCGCATCCAGGAGCGGGAGCGGTGATTCACCTACCGACTAGGGGTCTCAGTAGCTAACGAGCAGAATCCAACGAACCCGCTTCTGACCTGCGGTGAGGGTAGTGCTCAGTGCTGAGGAGGAAGGAGGAGCTGCGCCCTGACTGTGGCGTTGAGAGCCTGATCCCGCGAGTTGAGCGAGATCAGAGCTCCTGGTGCAGGGCGGCGTACTCGTCGCGGGCCTGTTCGACGGCGTCGAGATGGCGCTGGGCCTTCTAGTGTTCTGCGAGGGCGCGGTAGATGCTGGCGAGGGAGGGGTTATGGCCCTTGCGCTTGCCGGTGGGGATGATCAGGTCCTTGCGGATCTTGTCAATGGGTTCGCCGGCTGCGCGGCGCCGTAGGACGGTGTGGATCATGTCGTCGGTGATGACGGTGGGGCGGCCTCCGTGGTGGCCCTTGCGGGCTGCGGCGTCCAGTCCTTCCAGCGTTGCCTCGCGGATGGCTTCGCGTTCGGTTTCGGACATGGCGGCGAAGAACGCGAATAGCATCCGGCCAGGCCCAGCCGGGTCGTAGATGCCGGAGAGCGGCCCGGCGAGCATCTCCAGGACCAGACCGTGCGCGGTCAGATGGTCGGCCAGGGCGGTGAGCTCTGCGGCATCGCGCCCCAGCCGCTTCATCTCGTAGACCGTCAAGATGACGCGGCAGTGCGGGGCGTGTGCCTTGATCTGCCGGGCGGTCGCGAGAGCCTTCTCGAACTCGGGCCGGACCTTGATCCGGGTGGAGACCTTCTCGGCGAAGATCTTGTCGCGGCCGATGCCGTGCGCGGCCAGCGCGTCGAGCTGGGACTGCAGCTCCTGGGTGAGGGAGGAGCAGCGGGCGTAGCCGATGCGAATGTCGGCGGTCCGGGCGTCGGGGTCGACCGGGGCCGGCGGCGGGGTACCGTGCCGCCAGGGCCGGCCGGGTCCCCGGTCGGTGGGGGTGAGTACCCGCAGGTGCTTGGTCAGCCGCGGCACTTTGGTGAACCGGCCGGTGTGATAGCTGCCGGCGACCGCCCCCGACCGTGCTCGGCAGGGCGAACCGGCTTCAACGCCGCAGCGCGGGCACGGGTGGTGTTCCACCTCATCGGCGTCGCGGGTGTTATTGTCCGCGGACTCGGCGGCGGGATCCGAACGTTCGCGGGGGCGTGAGGCGTCGGCCATGCCCGAACCCTCTCACAAACATTTCTCACAACATGAGGGATCGACCACTTGCGTGAGACCAGGTTTTGAGGGGGATTCGAGGGCTTGCCGGTTCGCCGTCACGCTGGTGGATAGTGGTCAGTTGGATGGCCAGAGCGGAGTGATCTGGGGTGCCGTCGAAGCCGGTCAGCCAGGTCCGCGCCGAACTCCAAGCCGTGTTTGTGGGCTACGTGGCTTGCGGTGACGGGGCCCTGTCGAGGCCCTGTCGAGCCCTTCGAGCGCTGTCGCGCCACCCTGAATGGTTCAGCTTTATGCCGTGCCCGTTGCAATAGTGTGTGACGCACAGTATTGTGTGCCATGTGCACGATGACGATGAGCTGCTTGCCACCCATCTCCAGGAGCTGCGGCGGGGCACCGTCGTCCTGGCCTGCCTGCTCATGCTCGACCGCCCCGACTACGGCTACGCGCTGCTCGACCGTCTCACCCGGGCGGGCCTCGCCGTCGACGCCAACACCCTCTACCCCCTCCTGCGCCGCCTGGAGAAACAGGGTCTGGTGACCAGCGACTGGAACACCGAAGAATCCCGGCCGCGCAAGTTCTACCGCACCAGCGACAGGGGCGCCGCGCTCGCCGCCGCGCTCAGTCGCGACTGGGACGAGCTCGACACCGTACTCCGCTCCCTGAAAGGCGCGTCATGACCACTACTGCCACCACCAACACGCTCACCGACCGCTATGTCGCGGCGGTCCTGCGCCACCTGCCCGGAAGCCGGCGAAGCGGGAGCCGGCGATCCGAGGACCAGCGGCCCGAGGACCAGCGGCCCGACATCGACATCGAACGCGAGCTGCGGGCCTCCATCGCCGACGCCGTCGACGGCCGGGTGGAGGCCGGCGCCGACCGGGCCGAGGCCGAGTTCGCGGTGCTCACCGAGCTCGGCGACCCGGCGCGGCTGGCGGCCGGTTACGCGGACCGTCCGCTCCAGCTCATCGGCCCCGCGCTCTACCTCGACTACACGCGATTACTGACCGCCCTGCTCGTGACCATCGTGCCCGCCGTGGCCGTGGCGGTGGGGCTCGTGCAGGGACTGCGCGGGGCGGGCGCGCTCGACCTGATCGGCGACACCCTCGGTGCGGCGCTCACCACCGCCACGCACCTGGTCTGCTGGACCACGCTGTTGTTCGCGACCATCGAACGCGTCGCCGGACGCGTCACCGGAGGCGCCGCGGGACGCCGCACGCCCGCCAGGCGCTGGACGCCCGACGCGCTCCCCGAGCCACCCACCCGCCGCGCCCGCTACGGCGAGCTGATCATCTACACCGTCGCGAT
The Nonomuraea helvata genome window above contains:
- a CDS encoding permease prefix domain 1-containing protein gives rise to the protein MTTTATTNTLTDRYVAAVLRHLPGSRRSGSRRSEDQRPEDQRPDIDIERELRASIADAVDGRVEAGADRAEAEFAVLTELGDPARLAAGYADRPLQLIGPALYLDYTRLLTALLVTIVPAVAVAVGLVQGLRGAGALDLIGDTLGAALTTATHLVCWTTLLFATIERVAGRVTGGAAGRRTPARRWTPDALPEPPTRRARYGELIIYTVAMVLFTTLILLSPVISTETDAHGAPIGVFAPWLWQTGFVYAFIALVTLNLAVAYAKHYARWSVPLAVAGTLVEIACPIALLWLAAGDRLLNPGFTQAAAWPQSATTWINTALIVVSALTIVFAVIDGIARATRR
- a CDS encoding recombinase family protein, with product MADASRPRERSDPAAESADNNTRDADEVEHHPCPRCGVEAGSPCRARSGAVAGSYHTGRFTKVPRLTKHLRVLTPTDRGPGRPWRHGTPPPAPVDPDARTADIRIGYARCSSLTQELQSQLDALAAHGIGRDKIFAEKVSTRIKVRPEFEKALATARQIKAHAPHCRVILTVYEMKRLGRDAAELTALADHLTAHGLVLEMLAGPLSGIYDPAGPGRMLFAFFAAMSETEREAIREATLEGLDAAARKGHHGGRPTVITDDMIHTVLRRRAAGEPIDKIRKDLIIPTGKRKGHNPSLASIYRALAEH
- a CDS encoding PadR family transcriptional regulator; translation: MHDDDELLATHLQELRRGTVVLACLLMLDRPDYGYALLDRLTRAGLAVDANTLYPLLRRLEKQGLVTSDWNTEESRPRKFYRTSDRGAALAAALSRDWDELDTVLRSLKGAS